The sequence ATAAAACCAAGCTTATCTATACACCTAAAGCGCTTTTTAAAATAGATTCTTTAGCCTTTTCTATACCGATTTTTTTAAAAGTAGAGACAAAAACTGCATCTTTATCATGCTTTAATAGCTTTGATTTATCGCTTTGATTTAGTTTGTCACATTTAGTATAGAGATTTAAAATTTTTTGATCTCCTCTTAAAAAGCTCTTTAAATATTCATCCACTCTTATATCTAGCTCTAAGTTATACTGCCTTGAATCAATTAAATGTATAAACAAACGAATATTTTCTCTTTTTTTTAAAAATTCATCAAGAGCATTTTGCCAGATATTATGAGTTTTTTTTGAAACTCTTGCATAGCCAAATCCTGGCAAATCAACAAGCATTAAAGAGATATCTTCTTCATCTTTTCTAAATTTAGCTTCAAAGAAATTAATAAGCTGTGTTTTTCCTGGAGTTGAGCTACTTTTAGCAAGGTTTTTTTGTCCAACTATGGCATTTATAAGACTGCTTTTACCCACATTTGAACGCCCTAAAAAAACAACCTCAGTAAGCCCATAATCATCACATGCGTTCAAATTTGGAGCAGAAGTTAAAAACTTAGCATCAATAACCTTTATCAACCTTTATCCTCTATTTGGAAAATTAGCCTTGCTGGTTTTTTACTAGGATTTTTAGAGCTTCTTGAGCTTTCAACTTCGTATTTACCATTATCTTGACTAATAGTAATCTTATCGCCAAAAACTTCTCTTTTAGTAGTTATTTCATTAATATATGCATTCCCTTCTAAGGTGTATATGTTTGTATTTGGATCATATGTCAAAATATCACCCTTGCCTTTATATTCACTATTATTAATCATTATATTAAATCTAGCATTGCCTGTTGCTTTGTATTTTAATGGATTTTTATCTTTATCAAAATATATAAAAAATTTATCACTATTTAAAGTATCAAAAGAGCCCTTTTTCATCTTTACATTACCTGTTAAGACACTTTCTAATTTTATCTCATCTGCAAAAAAATTATCAGCAGTAACCTCCACTTGTTCGGCATTTAATCCTAAAGAAAGTATCAAGATAAAAAATAGAAATTTGATTAATCTTGTTTTGTTGAAAACCATGCATTTACTCCTTTTGCAAAAGTTTGTTTTTTGTTTAAATCATATATAACGCTAGAGCCTATTACTTTTTTATCATCTTGCATTGCTACAAAAGGCTTATCACTTTTAATGGTTTTTTCTTTTGAGTTATACACAATCTCATCAGATTTATATTGTAAATTATCACTATTTAGATATATTGCGTTATCTATAAATGTAATTATGTCACCTTTATAGATTGCCTTATTAGCTGTTAAAGTATTATTTGTATCTTTGTCTATATTTTTTCCTATAAAGTTAAAAAATTCATCCCTAGTTGAATATCTTATTCCTTTTTGGGCTTCAAACGAAGATAGAATAATTTCATTATTTACCTCATAATCAATTATTCCTTCCATCTCTATACTTGCAATCTCAAGCTCATTTTTAAAAAATTCACTTAAATATGGAGCTTGTACGCTTAGTATAACCATAGCTATACTAAAAATAGCAATAGCTACATAAAAAATTCTTATAACCATTTTTTAAGCCACAGCTCTTTTAAGTCATCTTTTTCTATGATAATTTCTATCATCTCTCTTATAGCACCTTCACCACCTTTTTTTGACAGTGTTATATCTGTTTTTATATCATTCATTGCATCTTTAGGTTTAAAACTAAACTTTACAGCCTTTAAAAGTTTTAAGTCATTAAGATCATCTCCAATAGCTGCTGCGCTACTAAAATTTAGACCCTCTTTTTTTAAAATTTCTTTTGCATCGCTTAATTTATCTTTTGAGTTTTGAATGAGATAATGAATTCCTAGCTCCTTAGCTCTATATTCTACTATATTAGATTTTCTTCCTGTAATGATAGCGACCTTTTTTCCAAGCTTAATCCAATTTACAATACCAAAGCCATCTTTTGTATTAAATTTTTTAATCTCTTCTTTGCTGTTGGTATAATAAATTCCGCCATCACTCATACACCCATCCACATCAAGAAATATAATATCTATCATAAAATTCCCTTTGTACTAGGAACTTTCATTTTTTCATTTTTCGTTAAAGCTCTTCTAAATGCAACTGCAAATGCCTTAAATGTAGCTTCTACTATATGATGTTTGTTGCTACCTCTTAAAACATTAATATGCAAAGTAATTCCTGCATTAAATGCCAAAGCTCTAAAAAACTCTTCAACTAACTCACAATCAAACTCACCTATTATTCCATTTTTTATACCATTATAAAACAAAAATGGTCTATTTGAAAAATCTAAAGCACATTCAACAGCAGCTTCGTCCATAACAACAACGCTATTTCCATACCTTTCAACTTTTTGTATAGGATATACTGACTCTTGTATAGCTTTTCCTATTATAATTCCTATATCTTCAACTGTATGATGTCCATCAACGTATAAATCACCATTACAACTAAGTTTCATATCCATTAAAGAGTGCTTTGTTAAAGCCTCTAACATATGGTCAAAAAAACCAATGCCAGATGAAATTTCTGATTTTCCATCGCCATAAATCTCTAAAGCGATTTTTATATTTGTCTCTTTTGTAGTTCTACTTTTTTCTATCATCTTTACTGCCTAGTTATAAATGCACCGCTAATATGCGTATTATAAGCAAAATCTCTTGCTTCTTCTTCACTTCTAAATCCAGTTAAAAATACTCTATAAATTGGATATCTATCAAGTTCAAACTCACGAACTACTGCACTATATCCGCCTGTTCCATCATATTTATTTTTATATATATTTGCACCTTCAAGCCTTCTAAATGCTCCAACTTGAACCATAAATACTCCACCTGTATATACTCTTTCAGAACTAGGGGCTGTTTTTGAAATTTGATGACCATGAAATCCAACAACCTCAAGTATAACAGGTGCAGTACCAGTAGCTATAACACCTAAATCATTTGCAACTTTTTTAGATAAATCGATAATTCTACCTTTTACAAAAGGACCCCTGTCATTTATCCTCACAATAGCGCTTTTTGAATTATTCAAATTTGTAACTTTTACCATAGTGTTCATAGGATATGTTTTATGTGCTGCTGTTTGTGCATACATATTGTATTTTTCACCATTTGAGGTGCTTTTACCATGAAAGTTTGGTCCATACCAGCTAGCTAGTCCTCGCTGTATATCCCCCACCTTTACAGTTGTAGGATAGTACGTTTTGCCATTTATAGTATATGGTCTCATTGTGGCTGGTGTTTTGCTACTTGAGGTTTTATAAACCTTAGTATGTGGTGTAGAAGTGGAACATCCGTATATAAAAAATAGTATACAACTAATAACAATTAGCTTTTTTCTAAGGAATGACAATTGTATCTCCTGCAACCAAAATTTGATTTTTAATATTATTATTTTTGATTATATCTTTTTTATCAACATTAAATTTACTAGCTAAAGCAAGCAATGTATCCCCTTTTTTAACTTTGTATTTTTGAGGTTCAAAAGAGGCTACTGGAATTTTAAGTTCTTGATCTACTTTTATAAAACTGTTTTTTAAATTATTAGCAGCTTTTAGTTCCTTAATAGTAGTGCCAAGTCTATTGGCAATAGAGCTTAAAGTATCATTTTTAGCAACTTTATATGTCTGAAATTTGCTACTGTTTTTTTCATCCTTAATAACTTTGCCTATATAGTTTAGTGCATATAATTCTAACTTATCTTCTGGTATATAAAAATAATACCCTTCGCTTCCCCTTGGAGCCTCTCCATTTTTTATATGCAGGTTATATTGTTGCATGATTTTTAAATCTAAATTTATACTATTTGAAACACTATAAAGCTTTGTTCCTGGTTTAACCATTACTTTTTCTAGTTTATATCTAGATTCAAGACTTGATAAAAGCTGTTTTGAATCCTCTCTTTTTGAAATTATTGAATATTTTATGATTCTTTTTATGAAATTCTTAGTCTCTTTGGGTGTTTTACTACTTAAAAGTATAGTGCTAAAATCATCGCTATCTCCGTGGCGTATCACTTTTCTCATACAGCCATCACCACAATTATAGGCCATCAAAGAAACATACCACTTATTAAACTGTGCATTTAAAAAATCAAGATATTCAAAAGCTGTATCAGTTGAAGCGAAAGGATCTCTTCTCTCATCAACATCTTTATTAACCCTTAATCCAAAAGCTCTAGCAGTTGATGGCATAAATTGCCACATTCCGCCTGCTCTCATATTTGAAGTGGCTCTGTTTAGAAATTTAGACTCCACCATAGCAAGATAAAGTAAAAAATATGGTGCTTCTATATTTGCAAGTTCATTTTGGACAATAGACACATTCTCTGGGCTATTTTGTATGATTGTTTTAAAATCTCTTAAGTCTCTATCTTTGATACTATCTTGTATACTGCTAAGAATATCCATATTCTCTTTTGTATTTTTTATATTAAAATCATATAAAATTTCATGAAGTATCAATTTAGATTTGTAATTAGCTGAATCTGTATTAGCCTTTAGAGCAATAGCCAAAGTAGATATTGCTATAAGTTTTAATAAAAATTTCATTTTTCTCCTTAAATTAAAAAAAGACTTTTAGCATTAAATGTCGTAATCTCTTCTAGCCTTTTTCTTTCAATGTTTAATATTTCGCTCATTTTTTCAACAACAAACCTAGTATAGCTTGGCTCATTTCTCTTGCCTCTATTTGGAACCGGTGCAAGATATGGTGCATCTGTCTCAACAAGAAGTTTTTCTAGTGGAATTTTAGGTAAAATTTCAACTAACGCCTTCGCATTTTTAAAAGTTAAAACACCACCAATTCCAAAATGAAAGCCATGATCTTTTAATCCAAGTAAAAGTTCACTTGAATTAAAACAGTGCAAAACACCACCAACAAGTTTATGGCTATTTTCTTTTAATATATCAAAACTATCTTGGTTTGCATCTCTAATATGAACTATTAAAGGTTTTTTAAGCTCACTTGCTAAATCAATCTGAGCTAAAAAAACTTTTTTTTGTTTTTGTTTTTCTAAATCGCGTTCATCTTGTGTTTCAAAATCCTCTTTTAAATGGTAGTAATCTAATCCACACTCACCAATCGCAACACATTTTTTATCTTCTGCCATCTCTTTTAAAAAATCAATATCAAAATTATCATGATGATATGGATGAACTCCGGCTGCAAAGTAGATATTTTCATATTTGTAGCAAATATCTCTTGCTTTTTTCAAATCTTTCATATCAGCCCCAGGTATTATAATCTTTTCAACACCTGCTTCTTTTGCTCTTAAAATAACATCATCTAAATCATCATCAAATCTTTCATCATCTAAATGGCAATGTGTGTCTACTATCAAACCAGTCCTTTATAATAATAGTGTTAAAGATAATTAATCATAAATTTAACAACTATAATATTTTACACTAAAATATATAACAATAGATTTTAGCAAAAAATTAACTAATAAACCTTAAACTTAGATATTTTTGAGTTTCTTTGCGAACTCAATTGCCTCATTTGTTATAGTC is a genomic window of Campylobacter blaseri containing:
- the yihA gene encoding ribosome biogenesis GTP-binding protein YihA/YsxC, whose translation is MIKVIDAKFLTSAPNLNACDDYGLTEVVFLGRSNVGKSSLINAIVGQKNLAKSSSTPGKTQLINFFEAKFRKDEEDISLMLVDLPGFGYARVSKKTHNIWQNALDEFLKKRENIRLFIHLIDSRQYNLELDIRVDEYLKSFLRGDQKILNLYTKCDKLNQSDKSKLLKHDKDAVFVSTFKKIGIEKAKESILKSALGV
- a CDS encoding LptA/OstA family protein; translated protein: MVFNKTRLIKFLFFILILSLGLNAEQVEVTADNFFADEIKLESVLTGNVKMKKGSFDTLNSDKFFIYFDKDKNPLKYKATGNARFNIMINNSEYKGKGDILTYDPNTNIYTLEGNAYINEITTKREVFGDKITISQDNGKYEVESSRSSKNPSKKPARLIFQIEDKG
- a CDS encoding LPS export ABC transporter periplasmic protein LptC → MVIRIFYVAIAIFSIAMVILSVQAPYLSEFFKNELEIASIEMEGIIDYEVNNEIILSSFEAQKGIRYSTRDEFFNFIGKNIDKDTNNTLTANKAIYKGDIITFIDNAIYLNSDNLQYKSDEIVYNSKEKTIKSDKPFVAMQDDKKVIGSSVIYDLNKKQTFAKGVNAWFSTKQD
- a CDS encoding KdsC family phosphatase — protein: MIDIIFLDVDGCMSDGGIYYTNSKEEIKKFNTKDGFGIVNWIKLGKKVAIITGRKSNIVEYRAKELGIHYLIQNSKDKLSDAKEILKKEGLNFSSAAAIGDDLNDLKLLKAVKFSFKPKDAMNDIKTDITLSKKGGEGAIREMIEIIIEKDDLKELWLKKWL
- the hisB gene encoding imidazoleglycerol-phosphate dehydratase HisB, with translation MIEKSRTTKETNIKIALEIYGDGKSEISSGIGFFDHMLEALTKHSLMDMKLSCNGDLYVDGHHTVEDIGIIIGKAIQESVYPIQKVERYGNSVVVMDEAAVECALDFSNRPFLFYNGIKNGIIGEFDCELVEEFFRALAFNAGITLHINVLRGSNKHHIVEATFKAFAVAFRRALTKNEKMKVPSTKGIL
- a CDS encoding septal ring lytic transglycosylase RlpA family protein; this encodes MRPYTINGKTYYPTTVKVGDIQRGLASWYGPNFHGKSTSNGEKYNMYAQTAAHKTYPMNTMVKVTNLNNSKSAIVRINDRGPFVKGRIIDLSKKVANDLGVIATGTAPVILEVVGFHGHQISKTAPSSERVYTGGVFMVQVGAFRRLEGANIYKNKYDGTGGYSAVVREFELDRYPIYRVFLTGFRSEEEARDFAYNTHISGAFITRQ
- a CDS encoding lytic transglycosylase domain-containing protein; the protein is MKFLLKLIAISTLAIALKANTDSANYKSKLILHEILYDFNIKNTKENMDILSSIQDSIKDRDLRDFKTIIQNSPENVSIVQNELANIEAPYFLLYLAMVESKFLNRATSNMRAGGMWQFMPSTARAFGLRVNKDVDERRDPFASTDTAFEYLDFLNAQFNKWYVSLMAYNCGDGCMRKVIRHGDSDDFSTILLSSKTPKETKNFIKRIIKYSIISKREDSKQLLSSLESRYKLEKVMVKPGTKLYSVSNSINLDLKIMQQYNLHIKNGEAPRGSEGYYFYIPEDKLELYALNYIGKVIKDEKNSSKFQTYKVAKNDTLSSIANRLGTTIKELKAANNLKNSFIKVDQELKIPVASFEPQKYKVKKGDTLLALASKFNVDKKDIIKNNNIKNQILVAGDTIVIP
- a CDS encoding TatD family hydrolase; this encodes MIVDTHCHLDDERFDDDLDDVILRAKEAGVEKIIIPGADMKDLKKARDICYKYENIYFAAGVHPYHHDNFDIDFLKEMAEDKKCVAIGECGLDYYHLKEDFETQDERDLEKQKQKKVFLAQIDLASELKKPLIVHIRDANQDSFDILKENSHKLVGGVLHCFNSSELLLGLKDHGFHFGIGGVLTFKNAKALVEILPKIPLEKLLVETDAPYLAPVPNRGKRNEPSYTRFVVEKMSEILNIERKRLEEITTFNAKSLFLI